The Candidatus Binatia bacterium genome contains a region encoding:
- the meaB gene encoding methylmalonyl Co-A mutase-associated GTPase MeaB has translation MTTRPRRDPHALADAMLAGDDRVSLARLITVVENRMADTAAVMSKVYRKCGHAFTLGITGPPGAGKSTITSELIGYCRQRGLSVGVIAIDPSSPFSGGSVLGDRIRMQKHFLDEGVFIRSLSTRGSHGGLTRAGRDIVRLMDAAGKDIIIIETVGVGQTELDIMEVADTVVVVLVPEAGDTVQVMKAGLLEIADIFVVNKADRDGAVRMRTELEMMLSLKSSEDQNENGWRTPVLMTKASLGEGVDEVLEAAFRHRDFRREHPQRDRTARRLRAEVMEICEEEVMRRLVAAASKNVVREVLSRVSDGKEDPYNAALEILEDRGELATILSTRVE, from the coding sequence ATGACCACGCGACCCCGCCGTGACCCCCACGCGCTTGCCGACGCCATGCTGGCCGGCGACGACCGCGTCTCTCTCGCCCGCCTGATCACTGTCGTCGAAAACCGCATGGCCGACACCGCCGCGGTGATGTCGAAGGTCTATCGCAAGTGCGGCCACGCGTTCACGCTCGGAATCACCGGGCCGCCGGGCGCCGGCAAGTCGACGATCACGAGCGAGCTGATCGGCTACTGCCGCCAGCGCGGCCTTTCGGTCGGCGTCATCGCCATCGACCCGTCCAGCCCGTTCTCGGGCGGCTCGGTGCTCGGCGACCGCATCCGCATGCAGAAGCATTTCCTCGACGAGGGCGTGTTCATCCGCAGCCTCTCCACGAGAGGCAGCCACGGCGGCCTGACGCGCGCCGGCCGAGACATCGTGCGCCTGATGGATGCAGCCGGCAAAGACATCATCATCATCGAGACCGTCGGGGTCGGGCAGACCGAGCTCGACATCATGGAAGTGGCCGATACGGTCGTCGTCGTGCTCGTGCCCGAGGCCGGCGACACGGTGCAGGTGATGAAGGCCGGTCTCCTGGAGATCGCCGACATCTTCGTCGTCAACAAGGCCGACCGCGACGGCGCCGTGCGCATGCGCACGGAGCTCGAGATGATGCTTTCGCTCAAATCGAGCGAGGACCAGAACGAGAACGGCTGGCGGACGCCGGTGCTGATGACGAAGGCATCGCTCGGAGAAGGCGTCGACGAAGTGCTCGAAGCGGCGTTTCGCCACCGCGACTTCCGCCGCGAGCATCCGCAGCGCGACCGCACGGCAAGACGGCTTCGCGCGGAGGTGATGGAGATCTGCGAGGAAGAAGTGATGCGGCGGCTCGTCGCGGCAGCATCGAAGAACGTGGTGCGGGAGGTTCTGTCGCGCGTCTCGGACGGAAAGGAAGATCCGTACAACGCGGCGCTGGAGATTCTCGAGGATCGCGGGGAGTTGGCGACGATACTTTCGACGCGGGTCGAGTAG
- a CDS encoding metallophosphoesterase translates to MALVRFKRAFWRSFFRLVIFTAALAEWICLAWVAGVMLAVPIPWFAHLLGPVGLHLLNRRVLGSRPGPAATRRTPFVRAYVGVVFTCLFGMIALLVNAVLWAAVAVVFAVVSHMGASLSPADVLWPAQVTGSVALLVVSALLAWGYGPGQRAVRVLEVEVPVHELPSAFDGFRIAQISDIHLGGFMDEERLAAHIEHVNSLGADLICITGDITDGLDHAPRTFPVLGRLAAPDGVIAILGNHDFYTGADAVTAALCELTSIRVLRDESVALEREHSRLHILGVDDAGVDWTRGVREHRALPALIEAIPDGETRILLSHRPELFHQAISFGISLTLSGHTHGGQIAVPWPLRRPSSLARFISDFPRGTYRVNGSVLHVNLGLGVTGQPVRLFSPREITLITLRRAQPGNEGARS, encoded by the coding sequence ATGGCACTTGTCCGCTTCAAGCGCGCATTCTGGCGATCCTTCTTCCGGCTGGTGATCTTCACGGCGGCTCTTGCCGAGTGGATCTGCCTTGCATGGGTGGCAGGCGTGATGCTCGCCGTTCCCATTCCGTGGTTCGCCCACCTCCTGGGGCCGGTCGGGCTGCACCTGCTCAACCGCCGCGTGCTCGGCTCCCGGCCCGGACCTGCGGCGACGCGGCGCACTCCGTTCGTGCGAGCTTACGTCGGCGTCGTCTTCACGTGCCTTTTCGGGATGATCGCGCTGCTCGTGAACGCGGTGCTGTGGGCCGCCGTCGCTGTCGTGTTCGCAGTCGTCTCCCACATGGGCGCGTCGCTTTCACCGGCGGACGTACTCTGGCCGGCGCAGGTAACCGGATCGGTGGCGCTTCTCGTCGTTTCTGCGCTGCTCGCCTGGGGGTACGGGCCCGGGCAGCGCGCCGTGCGCGTTCTGGAAGTCGAAGTCCCGGTGCACGAGCTGCCCTCGGCTTTCGACGGGTTTCGCATCGCGCAGATCAGCGACATCCACCTCGGCGGCTTCATGGACGAAGAACGCCTGGCGGCCCACATCGAACACGTCAATTCGCTCGGCGCCGATCTCATCTGCATCACCGGCGACATCACCGACGGGCTCGACCATGCGCCGCGGACGTTTCCCGTTCTCGGTCGCCTTGCCGCTCCCGACGGCGTGATCGCGATCCTCGGCAATCACGATTTCTATACCGGCGCGGACGCTGTGACCGCGGCCCTGTGCGAGCTGACGTCGATCCGGGTGCTGCGCGACGAAAGCGTGGCGCTCGAGCGCGAACACTCGCGTCTTCACATCCTCGGCGTCGACGACGCCGGCGTGGACTGGACGCGAGGCGTGCGCGAGCACCGCGCCCTTCCCGCGCTGATCGAAGCGATTCCCGACGGTGAGACGCGCATCCTGCTGTCCCACCGGCCCGAGCTTTTCCACCAGGCCATCAGCTTCGGCATTTCGCTGACGCTTTCCGGCCACACCCACGGCGGCCAGATCGCGGTGCCGTGGCCGCTGCGCCGGCCTTCGTCGCTGGCCCGCTTCATCAGCGACTTCCCGCGCGGCACCTACCGCGTCAACGGCTCGGTGCTGCACGTCAACCTCGGACTCGGGGTGACCGGACAGCCGGTTCGGTTATTCTCTCCCCGCGAGATCACGCTGATTACTTTACGAAGAGCCCAGCCCGGCAACGAAGGAGCACGCTCATGA
- the cofH gene encoding 5-amino-6-(D-ribitylamino)uracil--L-tyrosine 4-hydroxyphenyl transferase CofH: MSYQTEANADRVEFLLDDDRPLEARIAGVDPYTAGILERALAGTRPSVDEGVHLFTRRGNDLAALVATADRIRRDDVGDVVTYVVNRNVNWTNICFVGCKFCAFAHLKSSPLAYDDPVESVIERIRDGVRRGATEVCMQGGINPEMPHDGYFKLLRSIREAFPSLHIHAYSPMEIFYGSRRAGMDYRSYIRELVACGLNTIPGTAAEILDDDVREILSHKKLDVASWVEIIRTAHELGVPTTSTIMYGHLETPMHLARHVDLLRSIQAETGGFTEFVPLRFIWQETRLFEEGLVAPIPQGQLDLAVYATSRLMLRGLIDNLQTSWVKLGHELATLSLAAGCNDLGGTLMEESISREAGADAGEFTSVEELEAMIRRMGRVPRQRNTVYGDVDDEEALAAARNVTAADVFSHVMRRPAAAAAAATP, from the coding sequence ATGAGCTACCAGACCGAAGCGAACGCGGACCGCGTCGAGTTCCTGCTCGACGACGACCGTCCGCTCGAAGCGCGAATCGCAGGCGTCGACCCGTACACGGCAGGGATCCTCGAGCGTGCGCTTGCCGGCACACGGCCGAGCGTCGATGAAGGCGTCCACCTGTTCACGCGTCGCGGCAACGATCTTGCCGCCCTTGTTGCCACTGCCGATCGCATCCGCCGCGACGACGTCGGCGACGTCGTCACCTACGTCGTCAACCGCAACGTCAACTGGACCAACATCTGCTTCGTCGGCTGCAAGTTCTGCGCGTTCGCTCACTTGAAATCGAGCCCGCTCGCTTACGACGACCCCGTCGAGAGCGTCATCGAGCGCATCCGCGACGGCGTGCGCCGCGGCGCCACCGAAGTGTGCATGCAGGGCGGCATCAATCCGGAAATGCCGCACGACGGCTATTTCAAGCTGCTGCGCTCGATCCGCGAAGCGTTCCCTTCGCTGCACATCCACGCGTATTCGCCGATGGAGATCTTCTACGGATCGCGGCGCGCGGGAATGGACTACCGCAGCTACATCCGCGAGCTCGTGGCCTGCGGCCTCAACACGATCCCCGGCACCGCGGCCGAGATCCTCGACGACGACGTGCGCGAGATTCTCAGCCACAAGAAGCTCGACGTCGCCAGCTGGGTCGAGATCATCCGCACCGCCCACGAGCTCGGCGTGCCGACCACATCGACGATCATGTACGGTCACCTCGAGACGCCGATGCACCTTGCGCGGCACGTCGACCTGCTGCGTTCCATCCAGGCGGAAACCGGCGGCTTCACCGAATTCGTGCCGCTGCGTTTCATCTGGCAGGAAACCCGGCTCTTCGAAGAAGGCCTCGTCGCGCCGATCCCGCAGGGACAACTCGATCTTGCGGTCTACGCGACCAGCCGCCTGATGCTTCGCGGCCTCATCGACAACCTGCAGACGAGCTGGGTCAAGCTCGGCCACGAGCTGGCCACGCTGTCGCTGGCAGCCGGCTGCAACGATCTCGGCGGAACGCTGATGGAGGAGAGCATCTCGCGCGAGGCCGGAGCCGATGCGGGCGAATTCACGTCGGTCGAGGAACTCGAGGCGATGATCCGGCGCATGGGGCGCGTTCCGCGCCAGCGCAACACCGTCTACGGCGACGTCGACGACGAAGAGGCGCTCGCGGCTGCGCGAAACGTCACGGCCGCAGATGTCTTCTCCCACGTGATGCGCCGCCCTGCGGCCGCTGCCGCAGCGGCAACACCCTGA
- the cofD gene encoding 2-phospho-L-lactate transferase: MKITLLAGGVGAARLLRGLVRLVPAADLTVVVNTGDDEEFYGLAVSPDIDTIVYTLAGLAPLERGWGIDGDTFRTRDELDRLAGPGWFALGDRDLATHIQRTRRLREGASLSQVTAELARARSVDVRVLPMSDDRVRTIVVTDDGSLAFQDYLVRQRAKPNVRAVRYRGARTARPAPGVIDAIRRADRVILAPSNPFVSLGPVLAVPGIRRAVAAARDRVVAVSPLIAGRAVKGPLAAMLKSMGKRAGIESIAALLRPFAATLVVAPGDRSIKGAGKDAGEAASGIALVEHDILIVDPRRAEKLARFLVGPLSQQSDSPPARRGRTKTATLRATPQRRRAARGAARPLQARGTAR; the protein is encoded by the coding sequence GTGAAAATCACGTTGCTGGCCGGGGGAGTCGGGGCTGCTCGCCTGTTGCGGGGACTCGTTCGCCTGGTTCCGGCCGCCGACCTGACCGTCGTCGTCAACACCGGCGACGACGAAGAATTCTACGGCCTGGCCGTCTCACCCGACATCGACACCATCGTGTACACCCTTGCAGGGCTGGCGCCGCTCGAGCGCGGCTGGGGAATCGACGGCGACACGTTCCGCACCCGCGACGAGCTGGATCGGCTGGCCGGCCCAGGCTGGTTCGCGCTCGGCGACCGCGACCTTGCCACCCACATCCAGCGCACCCGCAGGCTTCGCGAAGGGGCTTCGCTTTCCCAGGTTACAGCCGAGCTGGCGCGCGCCCGCTCGGTCGACGTTCGCGTGCTGCCGATGAGCGACGACCGCGTCCGCACCATCGTCGTCACCGACGATGGCAGCCTTGCGTTCCAGGACTACCTGGTGCGGCAACGCGCAAAGCCGAACGTGCGCGCAGTGCGTTACCGCGGTGCGCGCACGGCCCGTCCTGCGCCCGGCGTCATCGACGCGATACGTCGCGCGGACCGCGTCATCCTCGCGCCGAGCAATCCTTTCGTCAGCCTCGGGCCGGTGCTGGCCGTGCCGGGGATCCGCCGCGCGGTTGCCGCGGCAAGAGATCGCGTCGTTGCCGTCAGTCCGCTGATCGCCGGACGAGCCGTCAAAGGACCGCTTGCCGCGATGCTCAAATCGATGGGAAAACGGGCCGGGATCGAAAGCATCGCTGCGCTGTTGCGGCCGTTTGCGGCCACGCTCGTCGTCGCGCCGGGCGACCGCTCCATCAAGGGTGCGGGCAAAGATGCGGGCGAGGCTGCGAGCGGCATCGCGCTCGTCGAACACGACATCCTGATCGTCGATCCACGTCGCGCGGAAAAACTCGCGCGCTTTCTCGTCGGTCCGCTGTCGCAGCAGTCCGATTCCCCGCCAGCGCGGCGCGGGCGTACCAAGACCGCGACGCTTCGTGCAACTCCGCAGCGACGCAGGGCTGCACGAGGGGCGGCAAGGCCCTTGCAAGCCCGGGGCACTGCGAGATGA
- the cofE gene encoding coenzyme F420-0:L-glutamate ligase: MKTVSVIGLEGMPAILPGDDLAALIGDAAVRAGGLAWRDIVVVCQKVVSKSEGRIVRMDSVEPRDKAKAYAKKYEKDPALIELALREATEVLRMNDGHLITATAKGFVAANSGVDRSNQASNDEATLLPLDSDVSAAGLRSRLAARFGFDVAVVITDTFGRPWRLGQIDFAIGTAGLKVLDDHIGRTDWSGRTLEHTIIAVADQVAAAAGLVMAKAGGIPAVLVRGFDYVAGEDDAGALIRPRAQDLFR; this comes from the coding sequence ATGAAAACCGTTTCGGTCATCGGGCTCGAAGGAATGCCGGCGATCCTCCCCGGCGACGACCTTGCGGCGCTCATCGGCGATGCTGCTGTGCGTGCGGGCGGCCTGGCCTGGCGCGACATCGTCGTCGTCTGCCAGAAAGTCGTCTCCAAGTCCGAAGGCCGCATCGTGCGCATGGACAGCGTCGAGCCTCGCGACAAGGCCAAGGCGTACGCGAAGAAGTACGAGAAAGACCCGGCGCTGATCGAGCTCGCGCTGCGCGAGGCCACCGAAGTGCTCCGCATGAACGACGGGCACCTGATCACTGCGACCGCCAAGGGATTCGTCGCTGCCAACTCCGGTGTCGATCGCTCCAACCAGGCGTCGAACGACGAAGCGACGCTGCTGCCTCTGGATTCGGATGTCTCGGCGGCGGGTCTTCGCAGCCGCCTCGCCGCGCGTTTCGGCTTCGATGTCGCCGTCGTCATCACCGATACGTTCGGCAGGCCGTGGCGTCTCGGGCAGATCGATTTCGCGATCGGAACGGCGGGACTCAAGGTGCTCGACGACCACATCGGAAGAACCGACTGGTCGGGACGCACCCTCGAGCATACGATCATCGCGGTTGCCGACCAGGTTGCGGCGGCCGCAGGACTGGTTATGGCCAAGGCAGGCGGAATTCCTGCGGTACTCGTCCGGGGATTCGATTACGTGGCCGGCGAAGACGATGCCGGGGCGCTGATACGACCCCGGGCCCAGGACCTGTTCCGCTGA
- a CDS encoding ATP-binding protein, protein MRVSSASRPRHAECAYLLDRAVKNPASSEDFARAALDVVRLALRPGYAAIVCRSGKKIFHCGDAALTADIDAVAEILSKAPRSILAHPQTIRRSEAAEVGLLSLERAMTAAALDLVYPIADDGALLGVIGVGPKSGRTVYSRDDLEFCDRIGARIVQVAAREALAVEAAGLRAAAVSSERLASVGRMAAGLAHEIRNPLVSIRTFTQLLPERHADEEFRSGFLDLTLAEIDRITTLVGEILSFSRPGEGAAGGDGEAASVDAAECVDRTCQLLRSHARSTGVALLVEVGESVPRAAIDEDKLRQVVINLVVNGIQACNGRGRVRVHVAADQNPSRTVIEVRDDGPGIEPSVLSRIFEPFFTTREEGTGLGLALVRRILDEAGASIDVSSTPGSGTAFRVVLAPALEVATGLDAATALRHRAAVIEDDDALPSLVLAETLS, encoded by the coding sequence GTGAGGGTTTCGTCGGCCTCGCGGCCGCGTCACGCCGAATGCGCCTATCTGCTCGACCGCGCGGTCAAGAATCCCGCCTCCTCCGAAGACTTCGCGCGTGCCGCCCTCGACGTCGTGCGCCTCGCGCTGCGACCCGGCTACGCAGCCATCGTCTGCCGCAGCGGCAAGAAGATTTTTCACTGCGGCGACGCGGCTTTGACGGCCGATATCGATGCGGTGGCCGAGATTCTCTCGAAAGCGCCGCGATCGATCCTGGCGCATCCCCAGACCATCCGCCGAAGCGAAGCCGCCGAGGTCGGACTTCTGTCTCTCGAACGGGCCATGACGGCCGCCGCGCTGGACCTGGTCTACCCGATCGCCGACGACGGCGCGCTTCTCGGCGTCATCGGCGTCGGACCGAAATCAGGCCGCACCGTCTACTCCCGCGACGACCTCGAGTTCTGCGATCGCATCGGCGCGCGCATCGTTCAGGTGGCCGCGCGCGAGGCGCTGGCCGTCGAAGCAGCGGGCCTCAGGGCCGCTGCCGTCAGCTCCGAGCGCCTCGCTTCGGTAGGCCGCATGGCCGCCGGCCTCGCCCACGAGATCCGCAACCCTCTCGTCTCGATCCGCACCTTCACGCAGCTCCTTCCGGAACGGCATGCAGACGAGGAATTCCGCAGCGGTTTTCTCGACCTCACCCTGGCGGAAATCGATCGCATCACGACGCTGGTCGGCGAAATCCTCAGCTTCTCGCGGCCGGGCGAAGGCGCGGCCGGCGGCGACGGTGAAGCAGCGAGCGTCGATGCGGCCGAATGCGTCGACCGCACCTGCCAGCTCCTTCGCAGCCATGCCCGCAGCACCGGCGTCGCACTTCTCGTCGAAGTGGGCGAGTCGGTCCCGCGCGCTGCGATCGACGAGGACAAGCTGAGGCAGGTCGTCATCAACCTCGTCGTCAACGGCATCCAGGCCTGCAACGGGCGCGGCCGCGTACGCGTGCACGTCGCTGCCGACCAGAACCCGTCGCGCACCGTGATCGAAGTACGCGACGACGGGCCGGGCATCGAGCCTTCGGTGCTCTCGCGCATTTTCGAGCCGTTCTTCACGACGCGCGAAGAAGGCACCGGCCTCGGCCTCGCCCTCGTTCGAAGAATCCTCGACGAAGCGGGCGCGAGCATTGACGTTTCGAGCACTCCCGGAAGCGGTACCGCATTTCGCGTGGTGCTGGCGCCCGCGCTCGAAGTCGCAACGGGCCTCGATGCGGCGACCGCCTTGCGACACCGCGCCGCCGTCATCGAAGACGACGATGCGCTTCCGTCGCTCGTGCTCGCGGAGACCCTCTCCTGA
- a CDS encoding sigma-54 dependent transcriptional regulator: MATKPVVLIVDDEPGVRESIRMVLKDSFDAVAVESGEAALEWMQAGRCELVCLDVLMPGIDGLETLERIRARDTKVAVVMLTATKTIKTAVTAMKLGAFDYLTKPFDIDELRLVAQRATEHSRLKHEVEELREAVGQRYRLENIVGESPQMQAVFKTISAVAATRSTVLVTGESGTGKELVARSIHYQSPRAAKPLVTLNCAAIPDQLLESELFGHEKGSFTDAIDKKVGRFETADGGTIFLDEIGEMSAGLQAKLLRVLEEGEIQRVGAARPQHVDVRVVAATNRNLSEAIAEGRFRKDLFYRLNVVSVELPPLRARQGDLPHLIRHLLTRKSTELGLPPKELAPALVDRLLAHRWPGNVRELENVLERLLVLSGNTAVIGADQLADDFEANSTAAAGNGDPRSAVLSGSKSLSDAVDEFERDIIGEALEQTYFNQTRAADLLGTTRRILKYRMDKLGIDCPDMAR; this comes from the coding sequence ATGGCGACCAAGCCGGTAGTACTGATCGTCGACGACGAACCCGGAGTTCGTGAATCCATCCGCATGGTCCTCAAGGACTCGTTCGACGCGGTAGCGGTCGAGTCCGGAGAGGCCGCGCTCGAATGGATGCAGGCGGGCCGCTGCGAGCTCGTCTGCCTGGACGTGCTGATGCCGGGCATTGACGGCCTGGAGACGCTCGAGCGCATCCGTGCACGCGACACGAAAGTCGCCGTCGTGATGCTGACGGCGACCAAGACCATCAAGACCGCCGTCACTGCGATGAAGCTCGGCGCCTTCGACTATCTCACCAAGCCGTTCGACATCGACGAGCTGAGGCTGGTGGCTCAGAGGGCCACCGAGCACTCGCGACTGAAACACGAAGTGGAAGAGCTGCGCGAAGCGGTCGGCCAGCGCTACCGTCTCGAGAACATCGTCGGCGAGTCGCCGCAGATGCAGGCGGTGTTCAAGACCATCTCCGCGGTGGCGGCCACGCGCTCCACCGTGCTCGTCACCGGCGAGTCCGGAACGGGCAAGGAACTGGTCGCGCGCTCGATTCACTACCAGAGCCCGCGCGCCGCCAAGCCGCTGGTAACCCTCAACTGCGCCGCGATTCCCGACCAGCTTCTCGAAAGCGAGCTGTTCGGCCACGAGAAGGGCTCGTTCACCGACGCCATCGACAAGAAAGTCGGCCGCTTCGAGACCGCCGATGGCGGTACCATCTTCCTCGACGAGATCGGCGAGATGAGCGCGGGGCTGCAGGCAAAACTGCTGCGGGTTCTCGAAGAGGGGGAAATCCAGAGAGTCGGTGCCGCAAGGCCCCAGCACGTGGACGTCCGCGTGGTGGCTGCCACCAACCGCAACCTGTCCGAGGCGATCGCCGAAGGACGCTTCCGCAAGGACCTCTTCTACCGGCTCAACGTCGTCTCGGTGGAGCTTCCCCCGCTGCGGGCACGCCAGGGTGATCTTCCCCACCTGATCCGCCACCTGCTGACACGCAAGAGCACCGAGCTCGGCCTGCCGCCCAAAGAACTGGCACCCGCGCTCGTCGACAGGCTGCTGGCGCACCGCTGGCCGGGCAACGTTCGCGAGCTCGAAAACGTGCTCGAGCGCCTGCTGGTGCTGAGCGGCAACACGGCGGTGATCGGAGCGGACCAGCTTGCCGACGATTTCGAGGCCAACTCGACGGCGGCGGCCGGCAACGGCGACCCCCGCTCGGCCGTGCTCAGCGGGAGCAAGTCGCTGTCGGACGCGGTCGACGAGTTCGAGCGCGACATCATCGGTGAGGCTCTCGAGCAGACATACTTCAACCAGACTCGCGCGGCCGACCTGCTCGGAACCACGCGCAGGATCCTCAAGTACCGCATGGACAAGCTCGGGATCGACTGTCCGGACATGGCCCGTTGA
- the cofG gene encoding 7,8-didemethyl-8-hydroxy-5-deazariboflavin synthase CofG, producing the protein MANPADIALEKAARHEPLSDDDAFALLQLPASDTHTLCDVASSMRDSAHGNTLTYSPKVFLPVTNLCRDRCSYCTFRRDPGDAGEWTMSPDEIGDWSRRGHELGCIEALMCLGDKPEIAFRGFLEFLASHGVRSTAEYVALACRVSLCEGLLPHTNAGLLTKAEMQMLRPFNVSMGLMLENVSPRLRDRGMPHHHAPDKDPEKRLRMIREAGELAIPFTSGILVGIGENEAERISSLLALRRLHERYGHIQEVIVQNFRAKECTAMAGAPEMTDSEMVRTVALARIVLGAEMNLQAPPNLSPDNLHRLIRAGINDWGGISPLTRDYVNPEAAWPAVTKLSSLCRESGFTLEPRLPVYDAWMDEHWMEPAMIDAAARVQSERGITARPAASMPAPGELLQ; encoded by the coding sequence ATGGCGAATCCGGCCGACATAGCCCTGGAAAAAGCTGCGCGGCACGAGCCGCTCTCCGACGACGACGCATTCGCGCTGCTCCAGCTTCCGGCTTCCGACACCCACACGCTCTGCGACGTCGCCTCGTCGATGCGCGACAGCGCGCACGGCAACACGCTCACTTATTCGCCGAAGGTCTTTCTACCCGTCACCAACCTCTGTCGTGATCGCTGCAGCTACTGCACGTTCCGTCGCGATCCCGGAGACGCCGGTGAATGGACGATGTCGCCCGACGAGATCGGCGACTGGTCGCGGCGCGGACACGAGCTCGGCTGCATCGAGGCGCTGATGTGCCTCGGCGACAAGCCCGAAATCGCCTTTCGCGGCTTCCTCGAATTTCTTGCCTCCCACGGGGTCCGATCGACGGCCGAGTACGTCGCCCTCGCTTGCAGGGTCTCGCTTTGCGAAGGGCTGTTGCCGCACACGAACGCCGGCCTGCTCACCAAGGCCGAGATGCAGATGCTGCGTCCCTTCAACGTCAGCATGGGCCTGATGCTCGAGAACGTCAGCCCGCGCCTTCGCGACCGCGGCATGCCGCATCACCACGCGCCCGACAAGGATCCGGAAAAGCGTCTTCGCATGATCCGCGAAGCCGGCGAGCTGGCGATTCCCTTCACGTCGGGAATCCTCGTCGGCATCGGCGAGAACGAAGCCGAGCGCATTTCGAGCCTTCTCGCGCTGCGCCGCCTGCACGAGCGCTACGGTCACATCCAGGAAGTGATCGTGCAGAACTTCCGCGCCAAGGAATGCACGGCGATGGCCGGCGCTCCCGAGATGACGGATTCGGAAATGGTGCGGACCGTTGCGCTCGCGCGCATCGTGCTCGGCGCCGAGATGAACCTGCAGGCTCCGCCGAACCTCAGTCCCGACAACCTCCACCGCCTGATCCGCGCCGGCATCAACGACTGGGGCGGAATCTCGCCGCTCACTCGCGACTACGTCAATCCCGAGGCCGCGTGGCCGGCGGTCACCAAGCTTTCGTCGCTTTGCCGCGAGTCCGGCTTTACGCTGGAGCCGCGCCTGCCCGTCTACGACGCGTGGATGGACGAGCACTGGATGGAGCCGGCGATGATCGATGCCGCAGCGCGCGTGCAGTCGGAGCGCGGCATCACCGCCCGCCCCGCCGCATCGATGCCTGCACCCGGAGAGCTTCTCCAATGA
- the lipB gene encoding lipoyl(octanoyl) transferase LipB, with product MAPVSQPVDPSSDRLDDIAVQVWGVVEYQAALARQLELHARRVAGQIGDVLVLVAHPPTFTLGRHAPEADIVLNRAELERRGIVVARSDRGGRATYHGPGQVVLYPIVSIADLGLGVKDWVCLLEGAVLATLAGFGVTGHRRASTAGIWTAPEGGSKIASLGLRISRGTSYHGIAINTGLDASVFDCIVTCGVRGERVTTIAAETGRAVDDDAVASMLVRHVAASIRQVRERRPGIAPATRRTPTNERS from the coding sequence ATGGCCCCGGTGTCGCAGCCAGTCGATCCGTCGTCCGATCGCCTCGACGACATCGCCGTGCAGGTCTGGGGCGTCGTCGAGTACCAAGCAGCGCTCGCCCGCCAGCTCGAGCTGCATGCCCGCCGCGTCGCCGGCCAGATCGGCGACGTGCTGGTCCTCGTCGCGCATCCGCCGACGTTCACGCTCGGCCGCCACGCGCCCGAGGCCGACATCGTGCTGAACCGCGCCGAGCTCGAGCGCCGCGGCATCGTCGTCGCGCGCAGCGACCGCGGCGGCCGCGCCACCTACCACGGACCCGGACAGGTCGTGCTCTATCCAATTGTCTCGATCGCCGATCTCGGCCTCGGCGTGAAGGATTGGGTGTGTCTTCTCGAAGGCGCGGTGCTCGCAACGCTGGCAGGATTCGGTGTCACCGGTCATCGCCGCGCTTCGACGGCCGGCATCTGGACTGCGCCCGAAGGCGGCAGCAAGATCGCATCGCTCGGCCTGCGGATTTCACGAGGGACGAGCTACCACGGCATCGCGATCAACACCGGTTTGGATGCGTCGGTGTTCGATTGTATCGTCACCTGCGGCGTGCGCGGCGAACGTGTGACGACGATCGCGGCAGAGACCGGTCGCGCGGTAGACGACGACGCCGTCGCAAGCATGCTCGTGCGTCACGTCGCGGCAAGCATCCGCCAGGTGCGCGAACGGCGCCCCGGCATCGCGCCTGCCACACGCCGAACGCCGACGAACGAACGATCCTGA